Proteins encoded in a region of the Halosimplex halophilum genome:
- a CDS encoding glycosyltransferase, producing MVSHTFRRWLDRACFALAALAVVTVGFVQGRITVTLPLLFLGLGSVTVLNAAVACLSFAATLSSSAAVFFAEVLRERRRGPYPSTGPEIAAVVPSYGDAGALHRSVESLLAADYADVAVCVVCEPGDESTLSVARSLADRRRVTCLVNDRNPGSKAAAVNYAVDRTDAPYVGVFDADERVHPTFLPAAAAGLEAYEAVQGRTFPRPDGLLETVTYYESVVLGYLSHRLVALLTDFDMVASNALVLRRDTYERVGGYDPRMLTEDFDFAFRCYEDGVSVQSSFAYPSEIEGAHTLRDWWGQRKRWMTGYAQVFHRRLGRLDPLGRPRSVASLAVCGGAILGNFVVLSLVPQAVVLGATGAGVVLGVTVGALAGVCLGVRLLDRRVGVVDSVGLGWLLVPFVLPLYSLAAIKGIVEYPISWRGEWFRVEKEG from the coding sequence ATGGTCTCACACACGTTCCGCCGGTGGCTCGACAGAGCCTGTTTCGCCCTCGCGGCGCTCGCCGTCGTCACCGTCGGGTTCGTCCAGGGGCGGATCACGGTCACGCTTCCGCTGCTCTTCCTCGGTCTCGGGAGCGTCACCGTCCTCAACGCGGCGGTCGCCTGCCTGAGCTTCGCCGCGACGCTGTCGAGTTCCGCCGCCGTCTTCTTCGCCGAGGTGCTCCGCGAGCGCCGCCGTGGCCCCTACCCGTCGACCGGCCCGGAGATCGCGGCCGTCGTCCCCTCCTACGGCGACGCGGGCGCGCTCCACCGCAGCGTCGAGAGCCTGCTGGCCGCCGACTACGCGGACGTGGCCGTCTGCGTCGTCTGCGAGCCGGGCGACGAGTCGACGCTGTCGGTCGCGCGCTCGCTGGCCGACCGCCGGCGGGTCACCTGCCTCGTCAACGACCGTAATCCGGGGTCGAAGGCCGCCGCCGTCAACTACGCCGTCGACCGCACCGACGCGCCGTACGTCGGCGTGTTCGACGCCGACGAGCGGGTCCACCCGACGTTCCTCCCCGCCGCGGCCGCCGGCCTCGAAGCTTACGAGGCCGTCCAGGGCCGCACGTTCCCTCGCCCGGACGGCCTCCTTGAGACGGTCACCTACTACGAGTCGGTCGTGCTGGGCTACCTGAGCCACCGGCTGGTCGCGCTGCTGACGGACTTCGACATGGTCGCGAGCAACGCGCTCGTCCTGCGCCGCGACACCTACGAGCGCGTCGGCGGCTACGACCCGCGGATGCTCACCGAGGACTTCGACTTCGCCTTCCGCTGTTACGAGGACGGCGTCTCCGTCCAGTCGTCGTTCGCCTACCCCTCGGAGATCGAGGGCGCTCACACTCTCCGTGACTGGTGGGGCCAGCGCAAGCGCTGGATGACCGGCTACGCGCAGGTGTTCCACCGCCGGCTCGGCCGCCTCGACCCGCTTGGTCGCCCGCGCAGCGTCGCCTCGCTGGCCGTCTGCGGCGGCGCCATCCTGGGCAACTTCGTCGTCCTCTCGCTGGTCCCCCAGGCCGTCGTCCTCGGCGCGACCGGCGCAGGGGTCGTCCTCGGCGTGACGGTCGGGGCGCTGGCGGGGGTCTGTCTCGGCGTTCGCCTGCTCGACCGCCGCGTCGGCGTCGTCGACTCGGTGGGCCTCGGCTGGCTGCTCGTCCCGTTCGTCCTCCCCCTGTACAGTCTCGCCGCCATCAAGGGGATCGTCGAGTACCCCATCTCCTGGCGCGGCGAGTGGTTCCGCGTCGAGAAGGAGGGGTGA